In Pyxidicoccus trucidator, a genomic segment contains:
- a CDS encoding sensor histidine kinase, giving the protein MADTKSDGEDTFVVLRALRASELGWFASVRKQGREQARQRGLNFNSDVMDKIFSEKDLAQDGISVFARHFPDGKFEERPIRRQQKNWRLVGDCVDGPGLENVAEGDFFWARFSHGADGVPHMIWGVVTKSAASSVHKLIRKEMEAELADGMVAWEGDSPFAKRVSELVGIADARSGSQAFRPRARIIRTLGRELIANEVVALQELIKNAYDADARSVKITFVAPLTPGVGEIIVEDDGNGMTLDTLQNSWMEPATTYKVVNQKSRLNRRVTGEKGIGRFASARIGRKLELTSVSRESGRMVEANFNWGAFDNDDRFLDEIRCDWEERSAPANSKSGTRLLLRELNDDWEKDEGAAFVRLNAALARLVSPLSQPDDFRIEIITPPDLSQHQGEVRPPAILGRPHYWLTGDVGRDGTIDALYYGPDEDLRQILEGDKRPVIRLDGNAPRCGPFSFEFRVWDRGKEDLDEDAEALGASIRDIRRDLDAASGISIYRDRFRILLPDTDWLGLDLRRVNNPTLRVSNNQVVGVVSISRDGNPSLLDQSSRQGIIDTPEFGDFQLAVREVISKLETQRAIARQPAPRSAERDSKGIFGKLEIVPLRDYIKARYPKDAELLKTLEETTRQFTEGVTEVKRVVARYQRLATLGRLVDGVLHDGRTPLSAIANAARFGRRDISKASGDELRGLVERRFSVIEEQSQRLFDLFRRIEPFSGRKRGRPRETTMEEIISKTVGLASEKIEALGVLVTLPKGETKVTVDESEMQMLFFNLLDNALYWLGKVPEGKRQLQVDVERTARGLNVIVADSGPGVPQDIRDHIFGPYFSARPEGIGLGLTLAGELAAEYDGELVLLENGPLDGAAFQVSINRRVGEN; this is encoded by the coding sequence TTGGCTGATACCAAATCTGACGGTGAAGATACTTTTGTCGTGCTCAGAGCGCTCCGGGCCTCTGAATTGGGGTGGTTTGCGTCCGTCAGAAAGCAGGGCCGAGAGCAGGCACGGCAGCGCGGCCTCAACTTCAATTCAGATGTGATGGATAAGATCTTCTCAGAAAAGGATCTTGCTCAAGACGGCATATCGGTCTTCGCGCGTCATTTCCCTGATGGCAAATTTGAAGAGCGCCCGATTCGGAGGCAGCAGAAGAATTGGCGCCTCGTCGGTGATTGCGTCGATGGGCCTGGTTTAGAGAATGTTGCCGAGGGCGATTTCTTCTGGGCAAGGTTCTCTCATGGTGCAGATGGCGTGCCGCATATGATTTGGGGCGTCGTCACCAAGAGCGCGGCTTCGTCGGTTCATAAGCTGATTAGAAAAGAGATGGAGGCTGAGCTCGCTGACGGCATGGTTGCTTGGGAAGGAGATAGTCCGTTTGCCAAGCGGGTGTCCGAGTTGGTTGGAATCGCAGATGCTCGCTCAGGTTCGCAGGCATTCCGCCCTCGTGCCCGAATAATCCGAACACTTGGGCGTGAGTTGATTGCCAATGAGGTGGTCGCGCTTCAGGAGTTGATAAAGAATGCGTACGACGCAGATGCGCGAAGCGTCAAGATTACGTTCGTTGCGCCGCTGACTCCTGGGGTTGGCGAGATTATTGTTGAAGACGATGGTAATGGAATGACGCTGGATACATTGCAGAACTCCTGGATGGAGCCTGCTACGACTTATAAAGTTGTAAACCAGAAGAGTCGTCTGAATCGCCGAGTGACAGGTGAAAAAGGCATCGGGCGCTTTGCCTCTGCTCGTATTGGACGAAAATTGGAGCTTACATCCGTATCGCGCGAAAGCGGGCGGATGGTCGAGGCGAACTTCAATTGGGGCGCATTCGATAATGATGACCGGTTCTTGGATGAAATCCGGTGTGATTGGGAAGAGAGAAGCGCACCTGCGAACTCGAAGTCGGGTACAAGGCTTCTTCTCCGCGAGCTGAACGACGACTGGGAGAAAGATGAGGGCGCTGCCTTTGTTCGGTTGAATGCCGCATTGGCTCGACTCGTTTCGCCGCTCAGTCAGCCAGACGACTTTCGAATTGAGATTATAACTCCTCCAGATTTGTCGCAGCACCAGGGGGAGGTCAGGCCTCCTGCAATATTGGGACGGCCACATTATTGGCTTACGGGCGATGTTGGGCGTGATGGCACTATCGATGCTCTGTATTATGGGCCTGATGAAGATCTGCGGCAGATTCTGGAGGGTGACAAGCGACCCGTAATCAGGCTGGACGGGAATGCTCCAAGGTGTGGCCCATTCTCATTCGAGTTCAGAGTTTGGGATCGTGGAAAGGAAGATCTCGACGAAGATGCTGAAGCTCTAGGGGCTTCGATTCGCGATATTCGACGAGACTTGGATGCTGCCAGTGGCATCAGTATATATCGAGATAGATTCAGGATCCTGCTGCCAGATACCGATTGGCTGGGGCTGGACCTGAGACGAGTCAACAATCCCACCCTCCGCGTTAGTAATAATCAAGTTGTCGGCGTTGTTTCTATTTCTCGAGATGGAAATCCGTCTCTGCTCGACCAGTCCAGTCGCCAGGGGATCATTGATACACCCGAGTTCGGTGACTTTCAGCTTGCGGTTCGAGAGGTCATTTCGAAGCTGGAGACGCAACGCGCAATCGCGCGTCAGCCCGCACCCAGGTCTGCAGAGCGCGACAGCAAGGGCATATTCGGGAAACTCGAAATTGTGCCGCTGCGCGACTATATCAAGGCTAGGTATCCAAAGGATGCCGAGCTGCTCAAGACTTTAGAAGAAACGACACGACAGTTCACCGAAGGGGTAACTGAGGTAAAGCGAGTTGTCGCCCGGTATCAGCGTTTGGCGACATTGGGGCGCTTGGTGGACGGAGTGCTTCATGATGGGCGCACGCCTCTTTCTGCGATCGCGAATGCAGCTAGGTTTGGCCGCCGGGATATCTCCAAGGCGAGTGGGGATGAGTTGCGGGGGCTCGTTGAACGGCGGTTTTCTGTCATTGAGGAGCAAAGTCAACGGCTCTTTGATCTCTTTCGAAGGATTGAGCCGTTCAGCGGCCGAAAGCGCGGACGACCCCGAGAGACTACGATGGAAGAGATCATCAGTAAGACTGTTGGATTGGCGTCTGAGAAAATTGAGGCGCTCGGCGTATTGGTTACTTTGCCAAAAGGCGAGACCAAAGTTACGGTCGATGAATCCGAGATGCAGATGCTGTTTTTCAATCTCCTGGACAATGCTCTCTATTGGCTTGGGAAGGTTCCTGAAGGAAAGCGCCAGCTTCAGGTTGATGTGGAAAGAACAGCTCGCGGTTTAAATGTTATTGTTGCGGATAGCGGTCCTGGCGTTCCGCAGGATATTCGTGACCATATTTTTGGGCCTTATTTTTCCGCACGCCCCGAAGGTATTGGACTTGGGCTTACCCTGGCTGGCGAACTCGCAGCTGAATATGACGGGGAGTTGGTGTTGCTTGAGAATGGCCCGTTGGACGGAGCTGCATTCCAAGTGTCGATCAATAGAAGGGTCGGAGAGAATTGA